The Mycolicibacterium mageritense genome contains a region encoding:
- a CDS encoding flavin monoamine oxidase family protein yields MTEQNLTAQHTVDVAIIGAGVSGLTAARRLTQAGRSVLVLEAGDRVGGRTMNLDVGHGVITEGGGQWIGPGQDRIFALIDELGIDTFKTYVDGKTIYHRNGKSKRYDGLIPPVNPLILADFAQLQMRLDRMAKTVPLEAPWTARHARKWDSTTIGHWLDANALTEDAKFILTLGLAVTNAEDLHWTSLLVQLARIKGAGGFEHMVNVTGGAQESRVVGGTFRIAQRMADDLGAAVVLESPVTEISQNSDGVTVRSARIDVHADRVIVAMSPADASRINFTPDLPTRRSMLQRRWSSGSESKLFAVYDRPFWREQGLNGQAVSDLPVANFVIDNSPPDASVGILLTFMGTAGSGCLQSWPDQLLDNPDARRDAVLADLTTLFGPQAAKPIAFLEKDWAHEPWINGCVGSRAPGSLTQYTDADRRPVGRIHWAGTETATVNQGYFDGAVSAAERAAAEVLKHLPVPTEWRGSHD; encoded by the coding sequence ATGACCGAACAGAATCTGACCGCACAACACACCGTCGACGTCGCCATCATCGGCGCCGGCGTATCGGGCTTGACCGCGGCACGCAGGCTGACTCAGGCCGGGCGATCAGTGCTCGTCCTGGAGGCCGGGGACCGCGTCGGCGGGCGCACCATGAACCTCGACGTCGGCCACGGCGTCATCACCGAAGGCGGCGGCCAATGGATCGGCCCCGGCCAGGACCGGATCTTCGCCCTGATCGACGAACTCGGGATCGACACGTTCAAAACCTACGTCGACGGCAAGACGATCTATCACCGCAACGGCAAGTCCAAGCGATATGACGGCCTCATCCCGCCGGTCAATCCGCTGATTCTCGCCGACTTCGCCCAGCTGCAGATGCGGCTGGACCGCATGGCGAAAACGGTACCGCTCGAGGCGCCGTGGACGGCCCGGCACGCGCGCAAATGGGACAGCACCACCATCGGGCACTGGCTCGACGCCAACGCGCTGACCGAGGACGCCAAGTTCATCCTCACTCTCGGCCTGGCGGTGACGAACGCCGAAGATTTGCACTGGACGTCGCTGCTGGTGCAGTTGGCGCGGATCAAGGGCGCCGGCGGCTTCGAACACATGGTGAACGTCACCGGCGGCGCGCAGGAGTCGCGGGTCGTCGGCGGGACGTTCCGCATCGCTCAGCGCATGGCCGACGACCTCGGGGCCGCCGTGGTGCTTGAGTCGCCCGTGACTGAGATCAGCCAGAACAGTGACGGCGTCACGGTTCGGTCCGCGCGCATCGATGTCCACGCTGACCGGGTGATTGTCGCCATGTCACCCGCCGATGCCTCCCGCATCAACTTCACACCGGACCTTCCGACCCGCCGGAGCATGCTGCAGCGCCGCTGGAGCAGTGGTTCGGAAAGCAAGCTCTTCGCCGTTTACGACAGGCCGTTCTGGCGGGAGCAGGGCCTCAACGGGCAAGCAGTCAGCGATCTGCCGGTCGCCAACTTCGTCATCGACAACTCGCCGCCGGACGCCAGCGTCGGCATCCTGCTCACCTTCATGGGCACCGCAGGATCGGGGTGTCTGCAGAGCTGGCCCGATCAACTGCTCGACAACCCTGACGCCCGGCGCGACGCCGTCCTTGCCGACCTGACCACACTGTTCGGCCCGCAAGCGGCCAAGCCGATCGCGTTCCTGGAAAAAGACTGGGCACACGAACCGTGGATCAATGGCTGTGTCGGCTCCCGCGCGCCAGGGTCGCTGACCCAGTATACCGACGCCGACCGGCGACCCGTAGGCCGAATCCACTGGGCCGGCACCGAGACCGCGACCGTCAACCAGGGCTACTTCGACGGCGCTGTCAGCGCCGCCGAGCGCGCCGCCGCCGAGGTGCTCAAGCACCTCCCGGTGCCGACAGAGTGGCGGGGTAGTCATGACTGA
- a CDS encoding APC family permease, with product MTEQHTQAPEAATGLNRTLGVAHIVFMVVAFAAPLTVFAGLIPLMLGSGNGIGTPVDFVIVGVVLVLFTVGYSAMTPEVRNAGAFYSYVQRGLGTAAGLGAAALALVTYSLLIVSVAAYLGAAARNVIHTFAGVAVPWWILAAAGLAAIGYLGYRNVEVSARVLGVLLIAEIGIVALVDVAIVLRGGADGLSAHPLTWDAFTSGATGTGIMFAVFGFVGFEATAVFRSEAKDPDRTIPRATYTAVVVIAAIYTVSSWAMINGIGVTRTVEAAANDPEGLAAGLATRYVSQLAHDAVQVLLVSSFFACVLTAHNVVSRYLFALGRQGALPVPLGAVHPVHRSPHVASLLTSGVIATLVAVTAILGLDPVVQIYAWFGGAGTLGLIVLLALTSAAIVVHFRRVRTASTWTGTVAPALALAALGTILVLVISNFELLIGSRTWANVFLAVITAAFSAGLAWAVMLRRRRPDVYRTLE from the coding sequence ATGACTGAACAGCACACACAGGCGCCGGAGGCCGCCACCGGCCTGAACCGGACCCTCGGCGTCGCCCACATCGTGTTCATGGTCGTGGCGTTCGCCGCGCCGCTGACGGTGTTCGCGGGGCTGATCCCGCTGATGCTCGGCTCCGGCAACGGCATCGGGACGCCCGTCGACTTCGTGATCGTCGGCGTCGTGCTGGTGCTGTTCACCGTCGGCTACTCGGCGATGACCCCCGAGGTCCGCAACGCCGGCGCCTTCTACTCCTATGTGCAGCGCGGCCTCGGCACCGCGGCCGGCCTCGGCGCCGCCGCGCTGGCCCTGGTCACCTACTCGCTGCTCATCGTGTCCGTCGCGGCTTACCTCGGTGCCGCCGCGCGGAACGTGATCCACACGTTCGCCGGAGTCGCGGTGCCGTGGTGGATACTCGCAGCCGCCGGGCTCGCGGCGATCGGCTACCTGGGATACCGCAACGTCGAGGTCAGCGCGCGCGTACTGGGCGTGCTGCTCATCGCGGAGATCGGGATCGTCGCGCTGGTTGATGTCGCCATCGTGCTGCGCGGCGGAGCTGACGGGCTGTCGGCGCACCCGCTGACCTGGGACGCGTTCACCAGCGGCGCCACCGGCACCGGGATCATGTTCGCCGTCTTCGGCTTCGTCGGTTTCGAGGCCACCGCGGTCTTCCGGTCCGAGGCCAAGGATCCCGACCGCACGATCCCGCGCGCGACGTACACCGCCGTCGTCGTCATCGCCGCCATCTACACCGTCTCGTCCTGGGCGATGATCAACGGCATCGGCGTCACGCGCACCGTCGAGGCCGCGGCGAACGATCCCGAAGGGCTGGCAGCCGGGCTCGCGACCCGCTATGTGTCGCAGCTAGCCCACGACGCCGTGCAAGTGCTGCTGGTCTCGAGCTTCTTCGCGTGTGTGCTCACCGCGCACAACGTGGTTTCCCGCTACCTGTTCGCCCTCGGCCGCCAGGGCGCGCTCCCGGTTCCGCTCGGCGCGGTGCATCCCGTGCACCGGTCGCCGCACGTGGCCTCGCTGCTGACCTCAGGAGTCATCGCGACGCTGGTCGCGGTCACGGCGATCCTGGGGCTCGACCCCGTCGTCCAGATCTATGCCTGGTTCGGCGGCGCCGGAACCCTCGGGCTGATCGTTCTGCTGGCCCTGACCTCCGCGGCGATCGTCGTGCACTTCCGCCGGGTCCGCACCGCCAGTACCTGGACGGGCACCGTCGCCCCTGCCCTCGCACTCGCCGCCCTCGGCACCATCCTCGTGCTCGTCATCAGCAACTTCGAGCTCCTCATCGGCTCGCGCACCTGGGCGAATGTCTTCCTCGCGGTGATCACCGCCGCGTTCTCCGCCGGCCTCGCCTGGGCAGTCATGCTGCGCCGGCGTCGCCCCGATGTCTACCGCACCCTCGAATGA
- a CDS encoding glutamine synthetase family protein: protein MSELTLPRMATKAIRVEATNHDGSFMGKNVTPAKFASGKDSGFAFADILFAIDMGTDFVFGDAFPDWRGNLYDIALVPDMSTLVEWKPGMDSVIGDFWMRDGRPLPICPRNMVRRLADRLSALGYSATVAVEIETTLFEESIQEARARGYRDLTPLGGDTGSAYNLARSKDWIDYMEAVTDRLDSLGITWEAWTDEAAPGQTELNIAPADPVALADAWVRTKQVMREVAYEQGRSVTFMAKPTAGFGQGAHVNLSLQRDGVNQFFCPDGPSEVMLQAIGGLMATMAGNALLAMPQITSYRRLVDISGPPTTMSWGVNNKTAALRAIVGHPKYSRLEYRVPGSDVNPYYALAGVLAGVLAGLERGLTAPPPCDDMAWSLPDDTGVARIPDTMTKAIAALDADPLLREYLGDEFVEFWVASRRWEWMQFHTKGGDPYTELSAWESHRYFEFT, encoded by the coding sequence ATGTCTGAGCTCACCCTGCCCAGAATGGCCACCAAGGCGATCCGGGTGGAGGCCACCAATCACGACGGCAGCTTCATGGGTAAGAACGTCACTCCTGCGAAGTTCGCGTCCGGCAAGGATTCGGGGTTCGCCTTCGCCGACATCCTCTTCGCGATCGACATGGGCACCGACTTCGTTTTCGGCGACGCCTTCCCCGACTGGCGCGGCAACCTGTACGACATCGCGCTGGTCCCGGACATGAGCACGCTCGTGGAGTGGAAGCCCGGGATGGACTCCGTGATCGGTGACTTCTGGATGAGGGACGGCCGGCCACTACCAATCTGTCCGCGCAACATGGTGCGCCGCCTCGCCGACCGGCTCAGCGCACTCGGATACAGCGCCACCGTGGCGGTGGAAATCGAGACGACCCTGTTCGAGGAATCCATCCAGGAAGCGCGGGCACGCGGCTACCGCGACCTCACCCCGCTCGGTGGGGACACCGGGTCCGCCTACAACCTCGCGCGGTCCAAGGACTGGATCGACTACATGGAGGCCGTCACCGACCGGCTCGACTCGCTCGGCATCACCTGGGAGGCGTGGACCGACGAGGCCGCTCCCGGTCAGACCGAGTTGAACATCGCACCCGCCGACCCGGTGGCGCTCGCCGACGCCTGGGTACGAACCAAGCAGGTCATGCGCGAGGTCGCGTACGAACAGGGCCGATCGGTCACCTTCATGGCGAAACCGACCGCCGGATTCGGGCAGGGCGCGCACGTCAACCTGTCGCTGCAGCGGGACGGCGTGAACCAGTTCTTCTGCCCCGACGGGCCGTCCGAGGTCATGCTGCAGGCCATCGGCGGGCTGATGGCCACCATGGCCGGCAACGCGTTGCTGGCGATGCCGCAGATCACCTCGTACCGGCGCCTCGTCGACATCTCGGGGCCACCGACCACCATGAGCTGGGGCGTCAACAACAAGACCGCGGCGTTGCGGGCGATCGTCGGCCATCCCAAGTATTCGCGCCTGGAGTATCGGGTGCCGGGTTCGGATGTCAATCCGTACTACGCGCTGGCCGGCGTCCTTGCCGGGGTCCTCGCCGGGCTCGAGCGCGGGCTGACGGCCCCGCCGCCGTGCGATGACATGGCGTGGTCCCTGCCCGACGACACCGGGGTCGCGCGGATCCCCGACACGATGACGAAGGCCATCGCAGCTCTCGACGCCGACCCGCTGCTGCGCGAATACCTGGGTGACGAGTTCGTCGAATTCTGGGTGGCGTCGCGCCGGTGGGAGTGGATGCAGTTCCACACCAAGGGCGGCGACCCGTATACCGAACTCTCCGCGTGGGAGTCCCATCGCTACTTCGAGTTCACATGA
- a CDS encoding gamma-glutamyl-gamma-aminobutyrate hydrolase family protein has protein sequence MSRKPLIGITGRRFQLGLIAGMDERYGGESMDSFMSAFATRIARAGGVPVHLPYDADPADACQWLSGVVVTGGQDVHPARWGGDTTVVRDVDPRLNPNAHDTERDEYEFTLTRTAIDHGIPLLSVCRGLQVLNTALGGTLVADLPPGPIPHLSPRAAPTDGDAAHVVVFEPGSTAARIFGDSAVTNSWHHQAVDQCATGLIVTGRTSDGVVEAVEAPDAPILGVQWHPEWMERDDPALTWLVDESRKQLEAAK, from the coding sequence ATGAGTCGCAAACCGCTGATCGGGATCACGGGCCGCCGATTCCAGCTGGGGCTGATCGCCGGGATGGACGAACGGTACGGAGGCGAGTCCATGGACTCCTTCATGTCCGCGTTCGCGACGCGCATCGCGAGGGCCGGCGGCGTGCCCGTGCACCTGCCCTACGACGCCGATCCGGCCGACGCTTGCCAGTGGCTGTCCGGGGTGGTGGTGACCGGCGGGCAGGACGTGCATCCGGCACGGTGGGGCGGCGACACCACCGTGGTCCGCGACGTCGACCCCCGGCTTAATCCGAACGCGCATGACACCGAACGCGATGAGTACGAATTCACCCTGACCCGCACCGCGATTGATCACGGTATCCCGTTGCTGAGCGTGTGCCGCGGCCTGCAGGTCCTCAACACCGCGCTCGGCGGGACCCTCGTCGCGGATCTGCCGCCCGGGCCGATACCGCACCTGTCGCCGCGGGCCGCGCCCACCGACGGGGACGCCGCCCATGTGGTGGTGTTCGAGCCTGGGTCGACGGCCGCGCGGATCTTCGGCGACAGCGCAGTCACCAACTCGTGGCACCACCAGGCCGTTGACCAGTGCGCCACGGGGCTCATCGTTACCGGCCGCACCTCTGACGGGGTGGTCGAGGCGGTAGAGGCGCCCGATGCGCCGATCCTCGGGGTGCAGTGGCACCCCGAGTGGATGGAACGCGACGACCCGGCATTGACCTGGCTCGTCGACGAATCGAGAAAACAGCTGGAGGCCGCCAAATGA
- a CDS encoding AMP-binding protein, with protein sequence MTIDTTHRAPGRPAVAADEIGAVPRVRTVTGLLADGAARTPDAELLRFGEQSWTYAQADASSSRLAHRLIATAGVAPGDRVAIMLPNVAGWPLTWLAVLKAGAVAVPVNSAYRAADLQFVLQDSGARVIVTDADHSPLVREVIAAVPGLADVTIIDIADSDAGFPATAPEVVIGPDTLANLQYTSGTTGFPKACMLTHDYWTRIAWTCAAAAGLGPDDVLLTAQPFSYMDPQWNTVLALTTGAALVVLPRFSASGFMTDVRRHGVTFCYVLGSMPTLLFKQPPGPDDRDNRLRAVFCSAIPVALHAQLEERWGAPWRELYGMTESGIDMISPLADTAAVGSGTLGHPMPTKQIRIVDADGADVPAGTPGELIVSGAPMMLGYWNRPDETARALHGGRLHTGDLAVADDRGDIRLVGRIKDMVRRGGENVAAAEVEAALERDDAVVASAVVAEPDEILGEEVKAFLQLAAGLPADRATAEAIAERVSGQLARFKVPRYIEFVADFPRTPSERVSKPALKARAAESPGTVFDLREPVPAQTGAAEHVVVDMVRDVAVITLRRPAKLNALTIEMRRRLAALIREYGTGERARGIVLTGTGRAFSAGEDLAAPPTTFDEMRDTFETFHDITRAILQTRVPVVAAINGIAVGGASEITMCCDARLGTPATTYFQPENGRGLTISNASSVLLPRIVRNHAMRMVLGSERIDANEALRIGLLDEIVDQSDLLDRAVSTVLAWTPEGVNNTALHLALLRPPLKEIEHAFALEDAAADESWNSGAFSAGIAGFWSSKTSGGQR encoded by the coding sequence ATGACCATCGACACCACACATAGGGCACCGGGGCGACCCGCCGTCGCCGCCGACGAGATCGGGGCCGTGCCGCGGGTGCGCACCGTCACCGGCCTGCTCGCCGACGGCGCCGCCCGCACACCGGACGCCGAGCTGCTGCGTTTCGGCGAGCAGTCGTGGACCTATGCGCAGGCTGACGCGTCGTCGTCGCGGCTCGCGCACCGACTGATCGCGACGGCGGGCGTGGCCCCAGGCGACCGGGTCGCGATCATGCTGCCCAACGTCGCGGGCTGGCCGCTGACATGGCTGGCGGTGCTCAAAGCGGGCGCCGTCGCGGTGCCCGTCAACTCGGCGTACCGCGCGGCCGATCTGCAGTTCGTGCTGCAGGATTCGGGCGCCCGTGTGATCGTCACCGACGCTGATCACAGCCCCCTGGTACGTGAGGTGATCGCCGCAGTTCCCGGCCTCGCCGACGTGACGATCATCGATATCGCCGACAGCGATGCAGGGTTCCCCGCGACCGCCCCCGAGGTCGTGATCGGTCCCGACACCCTCGCCAACCTGCAGTACACCTCGGGCACCACCGGGTTCCCGAAGGCGTGCATGCTGACCCACGATTACTGGACCAGAATCGCGTGGACCTGCGCCGCGGCCGCCGGACTCGGCCCCGACGACGTGCTGCTCACCGCCCAGCCCTTCTCCTACATGGACCCGCAGTGGAACACGGTGCTCGCCCTCACCACCGGTGCTGCACTGGTGGTGCTGCCGCGGTTCTCGGCATCGGGCTTCATGACAGACGTGCGCCGGCACGGTGTGACGTTCTGCTACGTGCTCGGGTCGATGCCGACGCTGCTGTTCAAGCAGCCGCCCGGCCCTGACGACCGGGACAACCGGCTGCGCGCCGTGTTCTGCTCAGCCATCCCGGTGGCGCTGCACGCCCAGCTCGAGGAACGCTGGGGCGCGCCCTGGCGTGAGCTCTACGGAATGACCGAGAGCGGCATCGACATGATCAGCCCGCTCGCCGACACCGCGGCCGTGGGCAGCGGAACTCTCGGGCATCCCATGCCCACCAAGCAAATCCGGATCGTGGACGCCGACGGCGCCGACGTTCCCGCCGGCACGCCCGGCGAGCTCATCGTGTCCGGCGCACCGATGATGCTGGGCTACTGGAACCGGCCCGACGAGACAGCGCGGGCCCTGCACGGCGGGCGGCTGCACACCGGCGACCTGGCCGTCGCCGACGACCGCGGCGACATCCGCCTGGTGGGCCGCATCAAGGACATGGTGCGCCGCGGCGGCGAGAACGTCGCCGCCGCGGAGGTGGAGGCCGCACTCGAACGCGACGACGCCGTGGTCGCGTCCGCAGTGGTGGCCGAACCCGACGAGATACTCGGCGAGGAAGTCAAAGCATTCCTGCAACTCGCGGCCGGCCTGCCGGCCGACCGGGCGACGGCCGAGGCGATCGCCGAAAGGGTCTCGGGGCAGCTCGCGCGGTTCAAAGTGCCGCGGTACATCGAATTCGTCGCCGACTTCCCCCGCACACCGTCCGAGCGGGTGTCCAAGCCCGCACTGAAGGCGCGGGCCGCCGAATCCCCCGGCACCGTCTTCGACCTGCGCGAACCGGTCCCGGCCCAGACGGGTGCGGCTGAGCACGTGGTCGTCGACATGGTCCGCGACGTCGCCGTCATCACTCTGCGGCGCCCGGCGAAACTCAACGCGCTGACCATCGAGATGCGGCGGCGGTTGGCCGCGCTCATCCGCGAGTACGGCACCGGTGAGCGGGCCCGCGGCATCGTGCTCACGGGCACGGGGCGCGCGTTCAGCGCCGGCGAGGACCTCGCCGCACCGCCGACCACCTTCGACGAGATGCGCGACACCTTCGAGACCTTCCACGACATCACCCGAGCGATCCTGCAGACCCGGGTACCCGTGGTCGCGGCGATCAACGGCATCGCCGTCGGCGGCGCCTCGGAGATCACGATGTGCTGCGATGCCCGCCTCGGCACGCCGGCGACCACCTATTTCCAACCGGAGAATGGACGCGGCCTCACGATCTCCAACGCCTCGAGCGTGCTGCTCCCGCGGATCGTGCGCAATCACGCGATGCGGATGGTGCTGGGCTCCGAACGCATCGACGCCAACGAGGCGCTGCGCATCGGACTGCTCGACGAGATCGTCGACCAATCCGATTTGCTGGACCGAGCCGTCAGCACCGTCCTGGCCTGGACGCCGGAAGGCGTCAACAACACCGCTCTGCACCTGGCGCTGCTGCGTCCGCCGCTCAAGGAGATCGAACACGCCTTCGCGCTCGAGGACGCCGCCGCCGACGAATCGTGGAACAGCGGGGCGTTCAGCGCCGGCATCGCCGGGTTCTGGAGCTCCAAAACCTCTGGAGGACAACGATGA